The Polaribacter sp. Q13 sequence ATCGTTTATTTGTGTATTTGTTTGATCGTGTAATTGTTGAATTGTACTTGAATGTTAAAGTTACACAATTTAACAATTAAACCCTTAAACAATTTTAACTCCAGTTTAATATTTTTTTGAAATCATACACTTCAGGATTTGAAACATACTTTTTTGCATTTTCATAATCCTTTTCTTTTAAGAAGAATAAGTTTTCTATGAATAATTGTGCCATATCAGAATTGATATCTACTAATCTTGGTGGAATTTTACCATTTTCATCTTCAAAATCTTTTAGATATAAAGGTGAAATATCTCCATTAGAATTAGCACTTACAATACAACCTGTAACACCTTGATCAAATAATTTTTTAACTCCAATACCTAATAAAGTACATAAGGTTAAATCGAAAGCAATAGGATTACAACATCTTAATTCATAACCAAGCTCTACGGGTCTAGATTTAATTTCTAATCCAATTTCTTTTAACTTAACTTGTAGTAAATAATTAAATATATGAGATTTACTAACATTCCCTAATTCTGGATGTCCATGATCATCATAGGTAAAATTAATTCCAGAATTAATAATTTCCTCTTCTTCCATGAAGTGAAAAACACCTTCACTAATTAAAGCGACTCCGTATTCCACACCCATAATTTTACATTTTACAATAGAAGAAATAATCATATTGATTAACTTCTGGAATGTAATAGTTGTTTTGTTGAACATTTCTGGAATAATCACCATCTGAAAATGACATGCCGAAGCAATTCCAAATGCTAAATGCCCTGCAGAACGTCCCATTGCAGACATTACAAACCAATTTTCACTGGTTCTAGCATCTTCATAAACCGTATTACCAATACGTACACCTTCATCTTTTGCTGTATGAAAACCAAATGTTGGGTTTCTATCTGGCAAAGGTAAATCGTTATCTATTGTTTTTGGTACATGAATATGTCTAACATCTAATTCTTGCTCCTTTAAATATTTGGTTAATCTATTTGCAGTAGAAGCGGTATCGTCTCCACCAATAGTAACCAATAACTTTACATTATTTTTTTTGAAAAAATCTGCCTTAAAATCACTGTCTTTTGGTTTAAATCTGCTCATTATAAGACTAGATCCACCACGACTAAAAATACGATCTGCACGATGAAAATCGAAAATTTCCAATTCAGGATTTTCAGAAAGCAACCCTTGGTATCCATGATGCACACCAATAACCTTATAACCATCTTTCATAAAGGTTTTAGCCACAGTACTAATAACGGTATTAATACCAGGGGCAGGTCCGCCTCCACACATAATAGCTATAGATTTTTTCATGTTTTATTGTAAATGTTTAAAAATATATAATTGTTTTAATCGTGTAATTATTTTTAGCAGTTAAACGCTTAAACAATTACACGATTAAACATTTTTATCTTGCTACTCTTCCAGATGCATCACCACCCATAAGTTTGTTTACCTCTGCAACAGTAACTAAGTTAGCATCACCTTTAATAGTGTGTTTTAAACAAGATGCAGCAACTGCAAAGTCTAAAGCATTTTGATCGTTATCTGGGTAAGTTAATAATCCGTAGATTAAACCTCCCATAAAAGAATCTCCACCACCTACTCTATCTACGATATCTGTAATTTGGTATTGACGCGTTTCTAACATTTGTTTTCCATCATATAAAACTCCTGCCCATGTATTATGAGATGCAGAAACAGAACCTCTTAAAGTAGTAATTACTTTTTTAGCTCTTGGAAATTTCTCCATCATTTGCTGACAAACAGATAAAAAAGCTTCTGCTTTAACATCATGTCCTGCTGTTTGAACTGCAGCACCATCAGGCTTAATACCAAAGTGCATTTCTGCATCTTCTTCATTTCCTAAAATGATATCACAATAAGACGTTAATTCTGTCATGATTGTTTCTCTATGCGCAGCATCACAGAAATTCCATAATTTTGCACGGTAGTTTAAATCTGTAGAAATAGTAATTCCTTTTGCACTTGCCACTTTTAAAGCTTCTAAAGTTACATCTGCAGCTCCTTGAGAAATTGCAGGGATAATACCAGTCCAATGAAACCATTCACATCCTTCAAAAACTGCATCCCAATCAATCATTCCAGATTCAATTTCTGCAATAGCAGAATGCGCTCTGTCATAAACCACTTTAGATCCTCTAGATACAGCACCAGTTTCTAAGAAATAAATTCCTAAACGGTCTCCACCATACACAATCTTATCTACACCAACACCTCTTTTACGCATTTCCATCATTGCACACTCACCAATATCATTCTTTGGTAAACGTGTTACAAAATCTACATCTATTCCGTAGTTTGCTAATGATACTGCTACATTAGATTCTCCACCACCGTAAACAGCGTCAAAATTATTTGCTTGTGAAAATCTTAAAAATCCTTGAGGAGCTAATCTTAACATGATCTCTCCGAATGTTACTACTTTTGCCATTTTAATCCTTTTTTAATATTATAGTTAATTGGTTAAACGTTTAAGCAGATTCTAAAAATAAAATCAAAAGGAAAGAATTGAACTATCGTTTTGATTATAATTAATATCGAATTATATTTGCTTAATCGATTAAGCAAATATATAAAAAAAATTATTATCAAAAAGAAAACTACCATAAAAGATATTGCCAATGTTTTAAACATCTCTGCAGCT is a genomic window containing:
- a CDS encoding 6-phosphofructokinase — its product is MKKSIAIMCGGGPAPGINTVISTVAKTFMKDGYKVIGVHHGYQGLLSENPELEIFDFHRADRIFSRGGSSLIMSRFKPKDSDFKADFFKKNNVKLLVTIGGDDTASTANRLTKYLKEQELDVRHIHVPKTIDNDLPLPDRNPTFGFHTAKDEGVRIGNTVYEDARTSENWFVMSAMGRSAGHLAFGIASACHFQMVIIPEMFNKTTITFQKLINMIISSIVKCKIMGVEYGVALISEGVFHFMEEEEIINSGINFTYDDHGHPELGNVSKSHIFNYLLQVKLKEIGLEIKSRPVELGYELRCCNPIAFDLTLCTLLGIGVKKLFDQGVTGCIVSANSNGDISPLYLKDFEDENGKIPPRLVDINSDMAQLFIENLFFLKEKDYENAKKYVSNPEVYDFKKILNWS
- a CDS encoding sugar kinase translates to MAKVVTFGEIMLRLAPQGFLRFSQANNFDAVYGGGESNVAVSLANYGIDVDFVTRLPKNDIGECAMMEMRKRGVGVDKIVYGGDRLGIYFLETGAVSRGSKVVYDRAHSAIAEIESGMIDWDAVFEGCEWFHWTGIIPAISQGAADVTLEALKVASAKGITISTDLNYRAKLWNFCDAAHRETIMTELTSYCDIILGNEEDAEMHFGIKPDGAAVQTAGHDVKAEAFLSVCQQMMEKFPRAKKVITTLRGSVSASHNTWAGVLYDGKQMLETRQYQITDIVDRVGGGDSFMGGLIYGLLTYPDNDQNALDFAVAASCLKHTIKGDANLVTVAEVNKLMGGDASGRVAR